A stretch of the Acyrthosiphon pisum isolate AL4f chromosome A2, pea_aphid_22Mar2018_4r6ur, whole genome shotgun sequence genome encodes the following:
- the Ipps gene encoding mitochondrial isoprenyl diphosphate synthase, with amino-acid sequence MNKMLTFTRALSRRSAFLLSDSAAVRENCFRSMSTVRAPPVPPVITGTAVSKDETRDFMAVFPDVVRDLTDTGRNLDVPDVTKWLAKLLQYNVPGGKKNRGLALVLSYKMLSSPADQTDENIRLSYILGWCVEILQAYQLVLDDIMDNAITRRGRPCWYRHNDIGLMAVNDGVLLEQSIYQLIKKYFKDKPYYTHILELFYDVTMKTSMGQCLDMLTANSFKSKKLEKYTMENYTAIVKYKTAYYSFFLPVCLAMRMTNINDPEIFRQAKTILLEMGHFFQVQDDFLDCYGDPDVMGKIGTDIEDGKCSWLAVVALQKVNSEQKKIMEDNYGIDNPANVAVIKDLYAQLKLPDTFHLYEEESYKLICTHIQQLSRGLSQDMFFKFLEKIYKRTL; translated from the exons ATGAACAAAATGCTGACTTTTACGAGGGCCCTGAGCCGCCGGAGCGCGTTTTTGCTCTCCGACTCGGCCGCTGTTCGCGAAAATTGCTTTCG GTCTATGAGTACAGTTCGCGCGCCTCCAGTCCCCCCTGTCATAACTGGTACGGCCGTCAGCAAAGACGAGACCAGGGATTTCATGGCAGTGTTCCCAGACGTTGTCAGGGATCTGACGGACACCGGCCGTAACTTGGACGTGCCCGATGTTACCAAGTGGCTTGCAAAG CTGTTGCAATACAATGTGCCTGGAGGTAAGAAAAACCGAGGATTGGCGTTGGTATTGTCATACAAAATGCTATCCTCGCCTGCTGATCAGACCGATGAAAATATTAGATTGTCTTACATACTGGGATGGTGTGTGGAAATT ctGCAAGCCTATCAATTAGTGTTAGATGACATAATGGATAACGCTATAACTAGACGAGGACGTCCATGTTGGTATAGGCATAATGATATTGGTCTAATGGCAGTGAACGATGGTGTTCTCCTCGAGCAGTCCATTTACCAGTTGATTAAAAAGTACTTCAAGGATAAGCCTTACTATACACATATTCTGGAGCTGTTCTATGac GTTACAATGAAAACTTCGATGGGTCAGTGTCTTGATATGTTAACTGCGAATAGCTTCAAgtcaaaaaaacttgaaaaatatacCATGGAAAATTACACAGCTATTGTGAAATATAAGACTgcttattattcatttttcctTCCAGTGTGTCTCGCGATGCGCATG aCAAACATCAATGACCCAGAAATTTTTAGACAAGCAAAGACCATATTGCTTGAAATGGGACACTTCTTCCAAGttcaa gatgaCTTTTTAGACTGTTATGGAGATCCAGATGTCATGGGAAAAATTGGCACAGACATAGAAGATGGCAAATGTTCATGGTTAGCTGTAGTGGCTTTGCAAAAAGTCAATTCtgaacaaaagaaaattatggag GATAATTATGGTATTGACAATCCAGCCAATGTTGCAGTCATCAAAGATTTGTATGCACAGTTGAAATTACCAGACACATTTCATCTCTACGAAGaagaaagttataaattaatatgtactcATATTCAACAGTTGTCACGTGGTTTGTCACAAGACatgtttttcaaattcttggAAAAGATTTACAAGAGAACactctaa
- the LOC100575109 gene encoding ribonuclease kappa-B, protein MKFCGPKLSLCGIIISIWGIIQLVMMGFFYYIRSVALIEDLNISEEHKFTDAQDFYSTADKMYSLNAYNCWIAACLYIFTLVVSGHQFYMNNRNTMSL, encoded by the exons ATGAAATTCTGCGGACCTAAACTGTCCCTGTGCGGGATCATTATCAGCATTTGGGGAATAATCCAATTG GTCATGATGGGATTCTTCTATTACATACGGAGTGTAGCGCTCATTGAAGACTTGAACATCTCCGAGGAACACAAGTTTACCGATGCACAAGATTTCTACAGCACCGCCGACAAAATGTATTCTCTG aatgcaTATAACTGTTGGATTGCTGCCTGTCTCTACATATTTACGCTTGTTGTATCAGGACATCAATTCTATATGAATAACCGCAACACAATGagtttgtaa